A stretch of DNA from Vicinamibacterales bacterium:
CGCGCTCTTCCTCGCCGCGGTGCTCCTGGCCGCCGGGGCGCGTCGGGTCGGCGCGCCCTACCCGGTCTTCCTCGCGGTCGGCGGCGCGCTGCTGGCCTTCGTGCCCGGCGTCCCGGCGTTCTCGGTTCCGCCCGAGCTGGCCCTGGCGCTGTTCATCGCCCCGATCCTGCTCGACGCCGCCTACGACGCGTCGCCGCGCGACCTGCGCGACAACTGGCTGCCGCTGACCAGCCTGGTCGTCTTCGCCGTCGGCCTGACGACGGCGGCTGTCGCCTGGGTGGTGCGGGCGCTGATGCCCGAGGTCGGCTGGGCGCCGGCCATCGTGCTCGGCGCGGTGGTGGCGCCCCCCGATGCCGCCGCGGCGACCGCCGTGCTGCGGCAACTCCATCCGCCGCGTCGCATCCTCACCATCCTCGAGGGCGAGAGCCTGCTGAACGACGCCAGCGCGCTGCTGATCTACCGCCTCGCGGTGGGCGCGGCGATCGCCAACGACTTCTCCGTCACCGCCGTCGCGCCCGCCTTCCTGCTCGCCGTCGTCGGCAGCATCGCCGTCGGCCCAGCGCTGGCGTGGATGTTCCTGAAGGTGATCCATCGCGTGCAGCACGTGCCGACGGCGATCATCCTGCAATTCGCCACGACGTTCGGCGTGTGGATTCTCGCCGACCGCGTCGGGCTCTCGGGCGTGCTGACGATGGTGTGCTACGCGATCACGGTGGCGCGGACGGCGCCGGAGCAGACGCCGGCGCGGATCCGGATCCCGTCGTACGCGGTGTGGGAGACCGCGGTCTTCGTCCTGAACATCCTCGCCTTCATCTTCATCGGCCTGCAGATCAGGCCCATCTTCGATCGCATCGAGCCCGGGGCCCGCGGCGGCTATTTCGCCGTCGGCGCTGCGGTGCTGATCACGGTGATCCTCGTCCGCGTCGCCTGGCACATGTGCTTCAACGCGGTGATCCGCTGGCGCGATCGGCGCGTCGGCTTCAACCCGCCGCGGCCGATGCTGCGGGCGACGGTCGGCAGCGGCCTGGTGATCTCGTGGGCCGGCATGCGCGGCATCGTGACGCTTGCCGCCGCGCTGGCGCTGCCGGCGCAGTTCCCCTATCGCGATCTGATCGTCTTCACCGGGTTCGTCGTCGTGCTCGGCACGCTGACGATCCAGGGGTTGACGCTGAAGCCGCTGCTGCGCGCGCTCGAGCTGCGGGACGGCGATCCCGTCGCGCGCGAGGTGAACCTGGCGCGCGAGCGCGCGCTGCGCGCGGGGCTCGACAGCTTCGCGGACCAGCAGTCGACCGTCGCCGACGCGGTGCGGGAGGAATTCGTCACCCACCTCGCCGCCGACGCCGCGCCTGGCGCCGCCAGACGATCGGCGCACACCGGCATCCATCGCGGCGCGATCGCCGCCGCCCGCCGCGCCGTCCTCGCGATGCGCGAGAGCGACGAGATCGGCGACGACGCGTTCCATCAGGTGGAGGAGGAGCTGGACTGGCTGGAGATGGCGGGGGGCAGCGAGTGACGGCGCCGGTGGAACACGTCCATCGGAATGCGGTCGGTCGTGCAGACCCGCCCGATCAGGTCGTGCAGCCGCGGGTCGCAGGCCGCGAGACCCTCGGGCGTGCATCGCCGGATCGACGCCGCGGATGCCGTTCGTCATCGCGTGCGCGAGCGGTTGGCGTGGTAATCGCGATCGGCCTGGACGACCGGCTCGCCGGCATGCGCCGTTACCGTAACAGATCGAACAGCCGCGAGAACTTCACCACCAGCGAGCGATCCGTCCGCTGCGGACGATCGAACAGGTCGTAGAGCCCCCGCGTGTCGGTGTAGACGACGAAGAGCCCGGTGTTCGCGGCCTGGAGCCAGCCGAAGCGCAGGTTCATCGACCACTGATCCGCGCGATCGTTGTACTGAACCAGTCCCTGCAGGAAGGTGTGCGTCGTGAACGAATACGAGATGCGGGTCCGCAGCAGGTTGGTGTCGAACGAGCCCCACGGCAGATTGACGTCGTTGCGCTGATAGGCCACTTCCGCGGTGAGCGCCTCGCCGGCGCGGACGCGCAGCGTCGGCACGAACGTCACGCGGTCGCCGCCGAAAAAGCCGCCGATCCGCGACTCGGCGTGGAGGCTGACCGGCGCTCCCTGGTTGGTCATGAACACCAGCTGCGCTTCCTTGCTCTTGTACGAGCCGGCCGGCACGAAGATGCCCGGATAGATCTCGAACGGCCGCCGCAGCCCCTCTTCGACGACGTTCATGCCGGTGTGCACTTCGTAGCTGTTCCTGAACTGCCAGTGGTTGTCGATGTGGATCTGCATGCTCTCGAGCAGCCCGTCGTCGATGCCATAGAACGCGCGATAGCTGCTGTGCGGGCGCAGCTCCTGCAGCTTCCAGATGCGCGGGCGCCAGCGGGTGAGGATGCGCGCGTCGGGCTTGCGGTAGCCGCGCCGCGTGTAGAACCCGACCTCCGGGTTGAACCGTGCGCCGATCTCCTGGTAGCCGAGCTCGAGATCGAAGCGCGGCACGCTGGTCCGCGAGCGGACGTTGAAGGCGGTGTCGCCGGCGTCGACGCCGTAGGTCGACGACTTCGCGACGAAGCTGGAGACGACCGTGTGCTGCCGCAGGCCGGCTTTGCCGTCGACCGCATACGTGCGGTTGTAGTCGTGGTCGCGCGCGAACCGGCCGACGCCGACGCGGCTCGTCACCAGCGCGCCGATGGACGATCGGTTGGGCAGATCGCGGCTGACCCGCGCCACGGTGAAATTGCTGCCGGACAAGCGGTCGTGCGGCGCGCCGGGCGGGACGTTCAGCAGCGCCACGTCGTCGGTCTGCATGGTGAGGAGGCCGACGTTGTACTTGCCGGCTTTGCCCGACAGCCGGCCGCCGCCGTTGATGGCGATTTGCTCGCCGGAGGGGCCGATGCCGATGCGCCGGCTGAAGAACAGATCGATCTCGCCGGGGTTGCCGACGGTGAAGAACCCGGCGTTCTCGAGGAAGAACGGGCGCTTCTCGGGGAAGAACAGGTCGAACCGATCGAGGTTCACCTGCTGATCGTCGATCTCGACCTGGGCGAAGTCGGTGTTGACCGTGAGATCGAGCACCAGGCTCGGCGTGACGCTGTACTTCAGGTCCATCCCGGCGTCGGGATCGAACGTCGCGTCCACCGGCCGGACGCCCGACGCGAGCGCCTGACCGAGCACGAACGGCGTGAGCTTGAGGTTGCGCAGCGCCGGCGCTTCCAGCCCGGTCAGCACGCCGGCCAGCGAGAGCCGATAGAGGTTGTACTGGCGCGGCACCGGCGCCCAGTAGCTGCGCTCATTGCGGCGGCGGATGTTGCGCTGGAAATTGACGCCCCACGTCTGCGGCGCCCCGGAGGGAAAGCGCAGCGTCCGGAACGGGATCGCGAACTCCGCCGACCAGCCGATCTCGGAGATGCGCGAGCGGACCTCCCACGCGCCGTCCCAGTTGACGTTGAACCCGCTCCCGGCGCCTCCCTGCTGCCGCTGGCCGCCGGCAAGCCCGGCGCCTCCCTGCCCTTCGTTCGTGACCTGTCCGTCGTACTCGATGCCGGCGGGATTGGTCCCGAACACGAAGCCGTTCAGCCGATCGCGATAGGTATCGAAGATGATCTGAAAGCTGTCGGTCTGATCGAGCGCGGCGTCGCGCCTGGCGTCCGAGACGATGATGCCGCCCGGCTCGCGGTCGTAGCAGATCACGCCGACGTAGATCGTCGACGCCGTGTAGACGATGCGGACGTCGGTCCGTTCGGTGGAGGGACGTCCCTCATCGGGCTGTTCCTGCGCGAAGCCGCTCGCCGGCGCCGCGGCGCTCCATGCCGGATCGCCGGCGACCTCGCCGTCGATCGTCGGCGGCTGCTGGACGCGCACCGCGGTGAGGGTTGGCTGGGCGCCGGCCGCGCCCGGCAGGGCGGCGGCGAACAGAAGGATGGCGAGCCTGTGCGGCCGGATCGGCAAACGCATCATGCGCTGCGCGATCATACGTCAAGCGCCGCATCGCTCACCGCCGCCGACGCGCGAACGACGTCACACCTGCTGAAAGGCGGCGAACGCATCCACCAGGCCGGCGCCGGTGGCGCCGTCGAGACCGCGGCTGGCCTTCAATCCTGCGCCCCTGGGATCGCTCGCGGGATTCGCGTTGCCCGTCGCGACGTCGCGCGCGGTGCGCTTCAGCACCGCCTTCACGTCGCCGGGGGTGAGCCCCGGGTTCTTCTCCAGCAGCAGCGCGCAGACCGCGGCGAGCTGCGGCGCCGCCGCCGAGGTGCCGCTGAACACCCCCCACCCATCGGTCCTGGTCGTGCCGTCGTGCGCCCCCTCCTCCCGGTCGATGTCGCACCCGGGCGGGATCGGCAGCATGATGTAGTCCGCATACGGCAGCAGCCCGACGAGGCCGCAGAAATCCGGCACGTTGCGCCCGGAGTAGATGCGGCTCTTGAACCCGGACGCGTAGTCGGACGCGCGCATCCGCCCGCCCTGATCGACGAACACGCCGCCGGCCGAGATCACTTCCGCCATCTGTCCGGGGAACGAGTAGTGCCCGTTGCCCGCGGCGAAGACGACGACGATGCCTGAGGCGACGGCGGCCTGGATCTCGGCTTCGAGCGCGACGAGGCTGTTCGGCAGCGACGTCATCGGCGCGCCGGTGCCCGGGTCGCGCAGGTCGTAGCCGAGACTCACCGAGATGACGTGCGGATCGTGCCGCAGCGCTTCCTGGAAGCCTTCCAGCAGCGTCGCCCCGGCGTAGGGATTCTCGTCGTTGTCCACCTTGATGCCGATGAACGTGGCGCCGGGCGCGATGGCGAAGATGTTGGCCGACTCGCCGGTGCCGTGCCCGTTGGCATCGGTGGCGCGATTGGTCGCGCCGGGCGCCAGCGTGACGGTGGAGGTGTAGCTGTGCGTGGCGAAGAACGGATGGCTGTGCGCGAAGCCGCTGTCGACCATCGCGATCCGCACGCCCCGGCCGGTGCGTCCCTCCTGATGGATCGGCGCGGCGTTGATCAGCCGCGCGACGTCCGCGGGGACGTTCAGGTGATAGCGGTTCCGCGCCGGCGGCGTGGCCGACGGCACGCCGGCCGCCCGGGACGGCGACGAGCGCGGCTGACGCTTCGCGAAATGAATGTGCGGCCACTGAATGTAGGCGTCGTCGATCATCGCCGCTACGGCGGGATCGGGGTTCCACGGCGCGCCGTCCGGCGGAAAGTAGAACGCCTGGAACTGCGCCGGCGCCGCGGCCGGCAGGCGGAACGGCGCGAGCGCGGTGCCGAACAGCGTCTCGTACTCCCGGCGCGTGCAGCGGACGGAGGCGGTGAGCCGGCCGCGGATGCTGGTCTCGAGGCCGCGCCGGTGCAGTTCGAGCAGCGCGCGATCCATGTCGATCGGATCCGGCGCGAGCGACAGCACGCTGCGCGTCGAGATGCGCGCATCCAGCTTGGTCGGCCCGAGGCCGTCCTTGGGACGGCGGAACGTGACGGCGACGCGCAGCGCATCGGAAGGGCGCGACGTCGCCGCGCCGCGCAGCGTGCGCTGCGCGTTCTCGAGTGCCTTCATTTCGATCCTCGCCTGGAGATCACGATGTGAGCCGGCGCGACGCTGATGCTCTCGACGTACTCGGCGAGCGGCGGCGGCACCGCGAGCGCGCGCGACGCGAGCGCGGACGCCGCATCGGGCGGCGGCGCGGCGTCGCCGAACGCGGCGGCGAACGTCCGCCGAGTAGCGCGCGCCGACACCGACGCCTGGCCGGTGCCGGTCACTTCGAAGCCGAGGGTGCGGAGCGCCGCGGTGAGATCCGCGATGCCGCGCGGGTTCCTCGCGCCGGTGCGGACCAGCATCTGCAGTCGAACGGAATCTGACGAAGAAGGCATCGAAAAAGTTACGCGTCCCTGTTATACTGGATGCCGTTTCCAGCAAAACCCTACTGTTGCTCTTCGGTGGCGCCGGGCGTCTTCCGGAAAGGGTGTCACACGTGTCTACGCGACCCAGAATTCTGCTCGTGGAGGATCACGCCGACACACGGGAAATGTATTCCCATGCGCTGACTCACGCCGGGTTCGAGGTGTCGACGGCCGTCGACGTGGACGCCGGCTACGAGCTCGCCACGTCGCTGCGTCCGTCGATCGTCGTCACCGATTACCGCCTGCGCGGCGGGTCGGGCGCGGACCTCTGCAGCCGTTTGAAGCGCAACCGCCGGACCTCGGCCATTCCCACGCTCATAGTGACCGCATCATCGCAGCCGCGCGATCTGGAGCACGCGCTGAAGCTGGGCTGCACGGCCGTGCGACTGAAGCCGTATCTGCCCGACGAGATGGAGCGGGACATCCGCGCGCTCATCGCCGGCGCGCGCGTGGCGCACTGGCCGCCGGAATACGGCGCGCGTCCGAGCTGATCGCCGTCAGGGCTGGCGCATCGACTTGCCCGTCGCCAGCAGCAGGTGCAGCGCGTCGGCGGCGCGCTTCAGCGCCTTGCCCGCGCCGCGCGCCGACACCAGGTCGTTTTCCTCCAGCGCCTCGTTCAAGACGCTGACGCAGCGTTCGATTTCCGCGGAGTACTCCGCCGCCTCGGCGCGCAGCGCCGGCGTCAGCGCGCGCAAGTCGGTCGTGCGGCGTCCGCCGCGCTGCACGTGCCGCCGTTCCTGTCCGTGGCGCCGCTCATCGGACATGCTGGCTCCGCGTCACTCGCGGCCGAACGGGCCGGCCCACCCGTCCACGTTGAAGCGGATCCGCAGTTCTTCCCACCGCTGCTCGGCTGTCTCGGAGTTGGGAAACCGCTCGACGCGCTCGTCGGCGCCCGGTTCCTGGATGAACAGATCGCAGGATCCGTTGTCGCGCGGGCGCAGCTCACACCGCAGGAACTGATCCCCTTTCCTGAAGAAATAGAACATCGCTACCTCACTATCTCATAGGTAGGCGGATGCCCGGGACCGGCGGGAATCAGTCGAAACGCACCAGACCGCGGCGCGTCGCGACGCGGATGGCTTCAGTCCGGCTCGTCACCTGCAGCTTGTCGAACAGGTGCGCCAGATGGCTCTTGACGGTGCGTTCGGAAATGGCGAGCGCGGTCGCGATCTCCTTGTTGCTGTGGCCGTTGGCGAGAAGGCGGAGCGCTGCGAGCTCGCGCGGCGTCAATTGCACCTGGGTGACGCGCTCGGCGAGCTTGGCCGCCGCCGCGGGCGCGAGGTAGGTCTTGCCGGCGAGCACGTCGCGGACGCACCCGACCAGCGCTTCGGCGGCGATGTCTTTCAGGATGTAGGCCTTGGCCCCCGCCTGCAGCGCCCGCGCGATGTCTTCGTCGGCGTCGTAGGTCGTGAGCACGACGACCCGCGCCTGCGGGTCGATGTCGCGGATGCGCCGCACCGCTTCGACCCCCTCCATCTCCGGCATCCGCAGGTCCATCAGGACGACGTCGGGACGCTGGGCGAGGAAGGCGTCGATGGCGTCGCGGCCGTTCGCCGCTTCGGCGACGACCTCGAGGTCCGCCTCCTGGTTGATGATGTTGGCGACGCCGGTCCTGAGCAGCGAGTGGTCGTCGACGACCAGCACGCGCGCCGGACGGGTGCCGACGTCAGCGGTCGGCATTGACCGCCTGCGGGATCGAGAAGGCGGCCGGCTGCCAGGCCAGCACGACTTCGGTGCCGGAACGCGCGGCGGTGACGAAGGTCAGCGAGGCGCCGATCCGGTCCGCGCGCTCCCGCATGCTCGTCATCCCGAACCCGGCAGACGCGCGGTCGCCGCTGATGCCGCGGCCGTCGTCGGCGATCGACAGGCGGAAGCCGACGCCGCGCACGCCGCCGGCGTGCACCTTGATGCGGCGCGCCTGCGCGTGGCGCGCCGCGTTGGTCAGCGCTTCCTGCGCGATGCCGATGATCTCGCGCTCGACGCCGGCCTCGAACTCCGGCAGCTCGTCGATCACCAGCTCGATCGGCACGTCGGCGGTGCGCTCCGCCATGTCGACCATGCGCCGCAGCGCGGTCGGCAGGTCTTCACGATGGCTCGCCGGCCCCGCCGCGCCGCTCGGCGCCGAGGGACGCAGCGCCGCGACGGATCGCCGCGCCTCGACGAGGTGGGTCCGCGCCAGATCGATCGCCGTCTCGAGGCTGCGCGTCGCCGCGGGCGGCAGACTGCCCGCCGCCGCACGCTGCGCGGCCTGCAGCTGCATCAGGATCGCCCCGAATCCCTGCGCCAGCGTGTCGTGGATGTCGCGGGCGATCCGGTTCCGCTCCTCGAGCACCGCCTGCCGCCGCGCCTCGAGCAGGCTCTGTTCGACGACGCGGCTGTAATACAGCGCGAGCGTCGCCTGCCGAGCGGTGGCGTCGAGCAGCGCGCGGCGCCAGCCGCGCTCGCAGTCGGAATCGCCGGCGCTCGACAGCGCGATCCAGCCGAGCGTCCGCGGCGCGAGCCGCAGCGGCGCCACCAGCAGCGACTCCACACCGGACGCGCGATGGAAGGCCCGCACCTCCTCCGGCAGCCGCTCGTCGTCGCCGCCGAACTGCAGCATTTCGGTCAGCGCCTCGGCCGTCGACGCGAGATGCCGGCTCATCGCCTCGCGCGGCAGATCGAGCGTGCCCCAGCCCGGACTGTCGGAAGTGTAGGTTTCCCCCCGGATGTTCGCCATCCACAGATCGCACGTGCCGGCCGCCTCGTCGCGGAGCCACACGCCGCAGGCGTACGACTCCGAATCCTCGACCAGCCGCTTGATGAACATGCGGAAGAAGCCGCGCAGGTCGGGATGCGTGACCAGCAGGTCGAGCGCGAGCTGCACGGCGTCGCTCTGGATCGAGGCCATGCACTCGGCGCGCTGCCGATCCTCGCGGATGTTCTGAATCGCGGCGTGCAGCCGGGCGATCTCGTCTTCGCGGGATTCTGCGGAGGCGGTCATGGTGTCGAGTATGCCCGACTCCGGGCCGCCTGGCCACCGTTCGTCGGGACGAGGCCGGAATCGTCCTTTTGGACGATCCGCGTCTGGGCCTCAGGCACCATCCGCGCCTGCAGCCTATGGCTGACGCCGCCGTCGGCTATCTGCCGGATTGTTTACCGGCGCCGCAGGCGCGATTCTGACGGGCATGTTCACTCGTGTTTCGTTGTCACTGTTGCTCTCACTCAGCGTGGTGGCGGGCTGCACCCGCGTCCAGACCGCCGATGCGCCTCCCGCCGCGCCGCAGGTCACCGCCGCCGCCGCGATCGCGCGCGACATCACCGAATGGGATGAATTCACCGGCCGGCTCGAGCCGGTCCAGTCCGTCGGCGTGCGGCCGCGCGTCTCGGGACTGATCTCCAGGGTCACCTTCGAGGAAGGCACGCTGGTCCGTCAGGGTCAACTGCTGTTCCAGTTGGACGACCGGCCGTTCCTGACGCAGGTCGAACGGCTGCGCGCCGAGCTCGCCGAGGCGGCCAGCGCGCGCGATCGCGCCGCATCCGAGCTGCGGCGCGCCGATCGCCTCGCCGCCGACAACGCCATGTCGCTCGAGGAGCGCGAGCGCCGCGCCGGCGCGGCGACCGAAGCGGCGGCGCGGGTCGACGCCGTCTCCGCCGCGCTCCGCGCCGCCGAACTGGAGCTGGAGTTCACCCGCGTCGTCTCGCCGATCGACGGGCGGGTCTCGCGCGCGCTCGTCACCCGCGGCAACCTCGTTTCCGGCGGCCAGGGGGAAGCCACGCTGCTGACCACGGTCGTGTCGGTCGACCCGATCTACGCCGCCTTCGCCGCCGACGAGCAGACTTTCCTGCGCTACGGCGATCGCGTGCGGCACCCCGGCAGCGGCGCCTCGCGCGAGCTGCCGATCCGGATGGCGCTCGCCGACGAGGACTCGTTCCCGCACCAGGGCACGCTGCGGTTCCTCGACAATCAGCTCGATCCGCTCACCGGCACCATCAACGGCCGCGCCATCTTCCGCAATCCCGATCGCCGGCTGACGCCCGGGCTCTTCGTGCGGCTGCGGCTGCCGGGACTCGCGTCGTACCCCGGCGTGCTGGTGGAGGATCGCGCCGTCGGCACCGACCTCGATCGCCGCTTCGTCCTCGTCGTCAAGAACGATCAGACCGTCGAATCGCGGACCGTCACGCTCGGCCCGATCGTCGACGGGCTGCGCGTCGTGAAGAAAGGGCTCGGCGCCGGCGAGCTCGTGGTCGTCAACGGCCTCCAGCGCGTGCGTCCCGGAGCGAAGGTGAATCCCTCGATCGTGACGATGGCGGGTGGCCGATGAGGTTCTCGTCGTTCTTCATCACGCGGCCGATCTTCGCCGCCGTGCTGTCGCTGCTGATCGTGATCGGCGGCGCGCTGGCGCTGCTGAAGCTGCCGATCTCCGAATATCCCGGCGTCGTCCCGCCGACGGTCGTCGTGCGCACCGTCTTCCCCGGCGCGAACCCCAAGGTGATCGCCGAGACCGTCGCCTCGCCGCTCGAGCAGCAGATGAACGGCGTCGACGGCATGCTCTACATGTTCAGCCAGGCGACCGCCGACGGCGCGCTGACGCTGACGATCACGTTCGCGCTCGGCACCGATCTGGACAACGCGCAGGTGCAGGTGCAGAACCGCGTGGCGCAGACGCTGCCGCGGCTGCCGCAGGACGTGCAGCGCATCGGCGTCACGACCGAAAAGGCGTCGCCCGACTTCATCCTGGTGGTCCACCTGGTCTCGCCGGACGAGCGCTACGACATGCTCTACCTGTCGAATTACGCGCACCTCCAGGTGAGGGACGAGATCACGCGGCTCCCCGGCGTCGGCGCGGCGCAGGTCTTCGGCGCCGGCGAGTACAGCATGCGGGTGTGGCTCGATCCGGATCGGCTCGCCTCACGCCAGCTCACCACCAGCGACGTCGTCCGCGCGATCCGCGAGCAGAACGTCCAGGTCGCCGCCGGCGTGCTCGGCGCGCCGCCGGCCCCCTCGACCGCCGCCTTCCAGCTGTCGATCAACACGCGCGGCCGGCTCACCTCCGAGGAGGAGTTCGGCAACATCATCGTCCGCGCCACTGACGGCGGCGAGATCACGCGCCTTTCCGACGTCGCGCGGCTGGAGCTCGGCGCCAACCGCTATTCGCTCCGCAGCCTGCTCGACAACAAGCCGGCGGTCGCGATCGGCGTGTTCCAGCGTCCCGGCACCAACGCGCTGCAGGCGTCGGAAGACGTCCACGCGACCATGGAGCGGCTGAAGCAGAACTTCCCGCCGGGCATGGACTACCGCATCGTCTACGACCCGACGGTGTTCGTCCGCGATTCGATCGACGCGGTCGCCCACACGCTGTTCGAAGCGATCCTGCTGGTGGTGATCGTCGTGGTGGTGTTCCTCCAGACCTGGCGCGCGTCGATCATTCCGCTCGTCGCGGTGCCGGTCTCGCTGGTCGGCACGTTCGCGGTGATGCTCGGGCTGGGCTTCTCGCTCAACACGCTGTCGCTGTTCGGCCTGGTGCTGTCGATCGGCATCGTGGTGGACGACGCGATCGTGGTGGTGGAGAACGTGGAGCGGCACATCGAGCTGGGGCAGCCGCCGCTGGAGGCGACCCGCCGGGCGATGGCGGAAGTGTCGGGCCCGATCATCGCGATCGCGCTGGTGCTGGTCGCGGTGTTCGTGCCGACGGCGTTCATCAGCGGGCTGACCGGCCAGTTCTACCGGCAGTTCGCGCTGACCATCGCGATCTCGACGCTGATCTCGGCGTTCAACTCGCTGACGCTGAGCCCGGCGCTGGCGTCGCGGCTGCTGCGGGCGC
This window harbors:
- a CDS encoding response regulator transcription factor: MPTADVGTRPARVLVVDDHSLLRTGVANIINQEADLEVVAEAANGRDAIDAFLAQRPDVVLMDLRMPEMEGVEAVRRIRDIDPQARVVVLTTYDADEDIARALQAGAKAYILKDIAAEALVGCVRDVLAGKTYLAPAAAAKLAERVTQVQLTPRELAALRLLANGHSNKEIATALAISERTVKSHLAHLFDKLQVTSRTEAIRVATRRGLVRFD
- a CDS encoding S8 family serine peptidase translates to MKALENAQRTLRGAATSRPSDALRVAVTFRRPKDGLGPTKLDARISTRSVLSLAPDPIDMDRALLELHRRGLETSIRGRLTASVRCTRREYETLFGTALAPFRLPAAAPAQFQAFYFPPDGAPWNPDPAVAAMIDDAYIQWPHIHFAKRQPRSSPSRAAGVPSATPPARNRYHLNVPADVARLINAAPIHQEGRTGRGVRIAMVDSGFAHSHPFFATHSYTSTVTLAPGATNRATDANGHGTGESANIFAIAPGATFIGIKVDNDENPYAGATLLEGFQEALRHDPHVISVSLGYDLRDPGTGAPMTSLPNSLVALEAEIQAAVASGIVVVFAAGNGHYSFPGQMAEVISAGGVFVDQGGRMRASDYASGFKSRIYSGRNVPDFCGLVGLLPYADYIMLPIPPGCDIDREEGAHDGTTRTDGWGVFSGTSAAAPQLAAVCALLLEKNPGLTPGDVKAVLKRTARDVATGNANPASDPRGAGLKASRGLDGATGAGLVDAFAAFQQV
- a CDS encoding sensor histidine kinase, whose product is MTASAESREDEIARLHAAIQNIREDRQRAECMASIQSDAVQLALDLLVTHPDLRGFFRMFIKRLVEDSESYACGVWLRDEAAGTCDLWMANIRGETYTSDSPGWGTLDLPREAMSRHLASTAEALTEMLQFGGDDERLPEEVRAFHRASGVESLLVAPLRLAPRTLGWIALSSAGDSDCERGWRRALLDATARQATLALYYSRVVEQSLLEARRQAVLEERNRIARDIHDTLAQGFGAILMQLQAAQRAAAGSLPPAATRSLETAIDLARTHLVEARRSVAALRPSAPSGAAGPASHREDLPTALRRMVDMAERTADVPIELVIDELPEFEAGVEREIIGIAQEALTNAARHAQARRIKVHAGGVRGVGFRLSIADDGRGISGDRASAGFGMTSMRERADRIGASLTFVTAARSGTEVVLAWQPAAFSIPQAVNADR
- a CDS encoding efflux RND transporter periplasmic adaptor subunit; this encodes MSLLLSLSVVAGCTRVQTADAPPAAPQVTAAAAIARDITEWDEFTGRLEPVQSVGVRPRVSGLISRVTFEEGTLVRQGQLLFQLDDRPFLTQVERLRAELAEAASARDRAASELRRADRLAADNAMSLEERERRAGAATEAAARVDAVSAALRAAELELEFTRVVSPIDGRVSRALVTRGNLVSGGQGEATLLTTVVSVDPIYAAFAADEQTFLRYGDRVRHPGSGASRELPIRMALADEDSFPHQGTLRFLDNQLDPLTGTINGRAIFRNPDRRLTPGLFVRLRLPGLASYPGVLVEDRAVGTDLDRRFVLVVKNDQTVESRTVTLGPIVDGLRVVKKGLGAGELVVVNGLQRVRPGAKVNPSIVTMAGGR
- a CDS encoding sodium:proton antiporter, which translates into the protein MGELEQLLALFLAAVLLAAGARRVGAPYPVFLAVGGALLAFVPGVPAFSVPPELALALFIAPILLDAAYDASPRDLRDNWLPLTSLVVFAVGLTTAAVAWVVRALMPEVGWAPAIVLGAVVAPPDAAAATAVLRQLHPPRRILTILEGESLLNDASALLIYRLAVGAAIANDFSVTAVAPAFLLAVVGSIAVGPALAWMFLKVIHRVQHVPTAIILQFATTFGVWILADRVGLSGVLTMVCYAITVARTAPEQTPARIRIPSYAVWETAVFVLNILAFIFIGLQIRPIFDRIEPGARGGYFAVGAAVLITVILVRVAWHMCFNAVIRWRDRRVGFNPPRPMLRATVGSGLVISWAGMRGIVTLAAALALPAQFPYRDLIVFTGFVVVLGTLTIQGLTLKPLLRALELRDGDPVAREVNLARERALRAGLDSFADQQSTVADAVREEFVTHLAADAAPGAARRSAHTGIHRGAIAAARRAVLAMRESDEIGDDAFHQVEEELDWLEMAGGSE
- a CDS encoding DUF5916 domain-containing protein, whose translation is MRLPIRPHRLAILLFAAALPGAAGAQPTLTAVRVQQPPTIDGEVAGDPAWSAAAPASGFAQEQPDEGRPSTERTDVRIVYTASTIYVGVICYDREPGGIIVSDARRDAALDQTDSFQIIFDTYRDRLNGFVFGTNPAGIEYDGQVTNEGQGGAGLAGGQRQQGGAGSGFNVNWDGAWEVRSRISEIGWSAEFAIPFRTLRFPSGAPQTWGVNFQRNIRRRNERSYWAPVPRQYNLYRLSLAGVLTGLEAPALRNLKLTPFVLGQALASGVRPVDATFDPDAGMDLKYSVTPSLVLDLTVNTDFAQVEIDDQQVNLDRFDLFFPEKRPFFLENAGFFTVGNPGEIDLFFSRRIGIGPSGEQIAINGGGRLSGKAGKYNVGLLTMQTDDVALLNVPPGAPHDRLSGSNFTVARVSRDLPNRSSIGALVTSRVGVGRFARDHDYNRTYAVDGKAGLRQHTVVSSFVAKSSTYGVDAGDTAFNVRSRTSVPRFDLELGYQEIGARFNPEVGFYTRRGYRKPDARILTRWRPRIWKLQELRPHSSYRAFYGIDDGLLESMQIHIDNHWQFRNSYEVHTGMNVVEEGLRRPFEIYPGIFVPAGSYKSKEAQLVFMTNQGAPVSLHAESRIGGFFGGDRVTFVPTLRVRAGEALTAEVAYQRNDVNLPWGSFDTNLLRTRISYSFTTHTFLQGLVQYNDRADQWSMNLRFGWLQAANTGLFVVYTDTRGLYDLFDRPQRTDRSLVVKFSRLFDLLR
- a CDS encoding response regulator; translation: MSTRPRILLVEDHADTREMYSHALTHAGFEVSTAVDVDAGYELATSLRPSIVVTDYRLRGGSGADLCSRLKRNRRTSAIPTLIVTASSQPRDLEHALKLGCTAVRLKPYLPDEMERDIRALIAGARVAHWPPEYGARPS